A DNA window from Paraclostridium bifermentans contains the following coding sequences:
- a CDS encoding divergent PAP2 family protein, with translation MSFISEIFSNKVLLISMFACFLAQLFKIFTGDQKKIQISRIFTSGGMPSSHSSFVTSLSTLVGMDCGFNSTEFAVVAVFSMIIMYDASGVRRAVGKQAVILNQIVDDLQHKKHIEQKKLKELVGHTPVEVFFGAILGIITALVFN, from the coding sequence ATGAGCTTTATTTCAGAAATTTTTAGCAACAAAGTGTTGCTTATAAGTATGTTTGCTTGTTTCTTGGCACAACTTTTTAAGATTTTTACAGGAGATCAAAAAAAGATTCAAATATCTAGGATATTTACTTCTGGGGGTATGCCAAGTTCTCATAGTTCTTTTGTTACATCCTTATCTACATTAGTAGGAATGGATTGTGGGTTTAATTCAACAGAATTCGCAGTAGTTGCAGTGTTTTCTATGATAATAATGTATGATGCATCTGGAGTAAGACGTGCAGTTGGAAAGCAAGCAGTAATATTAAATCAAATTGTAGATGATTTACAGCATAAAAAGCATATTGAACAAAAAAAATTAAAGGAATTAGTAGGACATACGCCAGTAGAAGTTTTTTTTGGCGCTATTTTAGGAATTATTACAGCATTGGTATTTAATTAA
- a CDS encoding polyprenyl synthetase family protein: MNFKEELKNRVVNIEDLLNEYMPKVEGYQKTIFDSMNYSLKAGGKRLRPILTLEACKLVGGNEKDAYPFAVAIEMIHTYSLIHDDLPALDNDDLRRGRKTNHKVYGEAMAILAGDGLLNYAYEIMLRESLSKGEPEKYLKAINEIAKASGVYGMIGGQVVDIESEGKSIDMEKLDFIHMNKTAAIIIGCMRAGAIIGGASEEELENVTKYAKNIGLSFQIVDDILDIVGDEAKLGKKVGSDIDNEKSTYPSLIGLEKSKETANKLIAEAKMSIDYINKDSEFLNNLADYIVDREY; the protein is encoded by the coding sequence ATGAATTTTAAAGAAGAATTAAAAAATAGAGTTGTAAATATAGAAGATTTATTAAATGAGTATATGCCTAAAGTTGAAGGATACCAAAAAACTATATTTGACTCAATGAATTATAGTTTAAAAGCTGGAGGAAAAAGACTAAGACCAATACTTACATTAGAAGCTTGTAAACTAGTTGGGGGAAATGAAAAAGATGCATATCCATTTGCTGTAGCTATAGAAATGATACATACATATTCTTTGATACATGATGATCTTCCAGCTCTTGACAATGATGATCTTAGAAGAGGAAGAAAAACTAATCATAAAGTGTATGGAGAAGCTATGGCTATTTTAGCTGGAGATGGGCTTTTAAATTATGCTTATGAAATAATGCTTAGAGAGTCTTTAAGTAAAGGCGAGCCAGAAAAATATTTAAAAGCTATAAATGAAATCGCTAAAGCTTCTGGGGTATATGGTATGATTGGTGGACAAGTTGTTGATATTGAAAGTGAAGGTAAATCAATAGATATGGAAAAACTTGACTTTATACATATGAATAAAACAGCAGCAATAATCATTGGATGTATGAGAGCAGGAGCTATAATTGGTGGAGCAAGTGAAGAAGAGTTAGAAAATGTAACTAAATATGCAAAAAACATAGGATTATCATTCCAAATAGTTGATGATATATTAGATATTGTTGGAGATGAGGCTAAGCTTGGTAAAAAAGTAGGAAGCGATATAGATAATGAAAAATCTACTTATCCATCACTTATAGGACTTGAAAAGTCAAAAGAAACTGCTAATAAATTAATAGCAGAAGCTAAAATGAGTATTGATTATATAAATAAAGATAGTGAGTTTTTAAACAACTTAGCTGATTATATAGTAGATAGAGAGTATTAA
- the xseB gene encoding exodeoxyribonuclease VII small subunit: MNLSYEEAYQRLEEILNKLESGTTSLDDSLNLYEEGIRLYSHCNKLLDEANLKIDKFSKDGKEVPFTIEEE, encoded by the coding sequence ATGAATTTATCTTATGAAGAAGCTTATCAAAGACTGGAAGAAATTTTAAATAAATTGGAGTCTGGAACTACAAGTTTAGATGACTCTCTTAATTTATATGAAGAGGGAATAAGACTTTATAGTCATTGTAATAAATTATTAGATGAAGCAAATTTAAAAATAGATAAGTTTAGCAAAGATGGGAAAGAGGTACCCTTTACTATAGAGGAGGAGTAG
- the xseA gene encoding exodeoxyribonuclease VII large subunit — translation MKLRALDVSEVNSYVKRILTNDAVLYNLKVKGEISNFKVHSSKNVYLTLKDKSSKINCVIFKNNYDSSLNLEDGMKVIATGYISVYERDGSYQLYIENVELDGLGNLYIEFLKLKEKLGKEGLFDYIHKKPIPKMPKNIGIITSETGAVIKDIINVVKRRYPKVNIKLYSVSVQGKNSCEQICEGIKFFNNANNVDTIILGRGGGSIEELWSFNEESVAREIFSSHIPIISAVGHETDFTIADFVADMRAPTPSAAAEIATPKLDDLLYKLKNSKDRLDKALINQSKLDKNKLNNVYDRLNTIVKSYIIRDKIIQIDIIYDKITNEINDVVKLKKGSLDSSGSLLHSLSPLATLDRGYSIVQKDKTTINTINSLKEKDSIAIKFKDGTADCIIEKIKD, via the coding sequence ATGAAATTAAGAGCTTTAGATGTAAGTGAAGTTAATTCATACGTAAAAAGAATCTTAACTAATGATGCAGTTTTATATAACTTAAAAGTAAAAGGTGAAATTTCAAACTTTAAAGTTCATAGCAGCAAAAATGTATATCTGACTCTGAAAGATAAATCATCTAAAATAAACTGTGTAATTTTCAAAAATAATTATGATAGTTCACTAAATTTAGAGGATGGAATGAAGGTTATAGCAACAGGATATATATCTGTGTACGAAAGAGATGGATCATATCAATTGTATATAGAAAACGTGGAATTAGATGGACTGGGGAATTTGTATATAGAATTTCTAAAATTAAAAGAAAAGCTAGGAAAAGAAGGCTTGTTTGACTATATACATAAAAAGCCTATACCTAAAATGCCTAAAAACATAGGTATAATAACATCTGAGACAGGAGCTGTTATAAAAGATATAATTAATGTTGTAAAGCGTAGGTATCCAAAAGTAAATATAAAGCTTTATTCTGTTTCAGTTCAAGGAAAAAACTCTTGTGAACAGATATGTGAAGGAATTAAATTTTTTAATAATGCTAATAATGTAGATACAATAATACTTGGAAGAGGTGGGGGATCCATAGAGGAATTATGGTCTTTTAATGAAGAGAGCGTTGCAAGAGAGATATTTAGTTCGCACATACCTATAATTTCAGCTGTAGGACATGAGACAGACTTTACAATAGCTGATTTTGTGGCTGATATGAGGGCACCTACACCATCTGCAGCTGCAGAAATAGCAACCCCAAAATTAGATGATCTATTATACAAGTTAAAAAACTCTAAAGACAGATTAGATAAGGCTCTTATAAATCAATCTAAGCTAGATAAAAATAAATTAAATAATGTTTATGATAGACTAAATACTATTGTTAAGTCTTATATAATAAGAGATAAAATTATACAAATCGATATAATATATGATAAAATAACTAATGAGATTAATGATGTAGTAAAACTTAAAAAAGGAAGTTTAGATAGTAGTGGATCTCTTTTGCATAGCTTAAGTCCACTTGCTACATTAGATAGAGGGTACAGTATAGTACAAAAGGATAAAACTACTATAAATACAATAAATAGCCTGAAAGAAAAGGATAGTATAGCAATTAAATTTAAAGATGGTACAGCTGATTGTATAATTGAAAAAATTAAAGATTAA
- a CDS encoding Kae1-like domain-containing protein, translating into MKSEKNKNIIIGLDTSCYTTSIAAISLEKSIVFNKKIMLKVKKDSKGLRQSEMVFQHVNNLGEISEELKNIMSGYNICAICVSEKPRPINDSYMPAFTVGYNFAKLFSSMNNINLYSTTHQENHIEASLYEKKLRSNKFISVHMSGGTTEILLVEKHNDVSNIRIIGGSKDISFGQLIDRLGVQLGYEFPCGKYIDKNALECNQNIDVGIKTSVKDGYMNLSGIENQITKLKNDFDEKYISKSLMDSIVRSLYKALRFLCKEYDISEVVFAGGVASSKYIKEGLSQKLYKDKVKSFFAKPEYSTDNALGCALIGLNKFIGE; encoded by the coding sequence GTGAAATCGGAGAAAAATAAAAATATAATAATAGGATTAGATACTAGCTGCTATACAACTTCTATAGCAGCTATATCTTTAGAAAAAAGTATAGTATTTAATAAAAAAATTATGTTAAAAGTAAAGAAAGATTCAAAAGGGCTAAGACAAAGCGAAATGGTGTTTCAACACGTAAATAATTTGGGGGAAATAAGTGAAGAATTAAAAAATATAATGAGCGGATATAATATATGTGCAATATGTGTATCTGAAAAACCAAGGCCGATAAATGATTCGTATATGCCTGCATTTACAGTAGGATATAATTTTGCAAAATTATTTAGCAGTATGAATAATATTAATTTATATTCAACAACTCATCAAGAAAATCATATTGAAGCCAGCTTATATGAAAAAAAATTAAGAAGTAATAAATTTATTTCTGTTCATATGTCGGGAGGAACAACAGAAATATTATTAGTTGAAAAACATAATGATGTATCAAATATTAGAATAATAGGTGGAAGTAAAGATATAAGTTTTGGACAATTAATAGATAGATTAGGTGTTCAATTAGGGTATGAGTTTCCATGTGGAAAATATATAGATAAAAATGCTTTAGAATGTAATCAAAATATAGATGTAGGAATAAAGACATCTGTAAAAGATGGGTATATGAACCTATCTGGAATAGAAAATCAAATCACTAAGCTGAAAAATGATTTTGATGAAAAATATATATCTAAATCACTAATGGACTCGATAGTGAGAAGTTTATATAAAGCGCTTAGATTTTTATGTAAAGAGTATGACATAAGCGAAGTTGTATTTGCTGGAGGGGTTGCATCAAGCAAATATATAAAAGAGGGGTTAAGTCAAAAACTATATAAAGATAAAGTAAAAAGCTTTTTTGCAAAACCTGAATATAGCACAGATAATGCATTAGGTTGTGCACTTATAGGATTAAATAAATTTATAGGAGAATAG
- the nusB gene encoding transcription antitermination factor NusB: protein MRKAKMITTREYMMKFIYQIDMNKEDLTDLNDKLENFLNDNFEYIKNRYEELKLQFSDEADVELEETELSQFIDLKYSKELAESFNSNKESIDSLINKYAKNWTINRMAKVDLAILRLAICEILYMSEMPTKVSINEAIELAKLYCDDKSPKFINGILGSVVSEIGEK from the coding sequence ATGAGAAAAGCTAAAATGATAACGACGAGAGAGTATATGATGAAGTTTATATACCAAATAGACATGAATAAAGAGGATTTAACTGATTTAAATGATAAATTAGAAAATTTCTTAAACGATAACTTTGAATACATAAAGAATAGATATGAGGAATTAAAATTACAATTTTCAGATGAAGCGGACGTTGAATTAGAAGAAACAGAGTTAAGTCAATTTATTGATTTAAAATATAGCAAAGAACTAGCTGAAAGCTTTAACTCAAATAAAGAAAGCATAGATTCTTTAATAAATAAATACGCTAAAAACTGGACTATAAATAGAATGGCTAAAGTAGACTTAGCAATACTTAGACTTGCTATTTGTGAAATACTATACATGTCAGAAATGCCTACTAAAGTTTCTATAAATGAAGCTATAGAATTAGCTAAACTTTACTGTGATGACAAATCTCCTAAGTTTATAAATGGAATATTAGGAAGTGTTGTAAGTGAAATCGGAGAAAAATAA
- a CDS encoding Asp23/Gls24 family envelope stress response protein, whose amino-acid sequence MENNNFGQVKISNDVIATIAGLAAIEVEGVGTTSTFTDKLLKNNGVKIQIEEDEVILDVMIIIDYGISIPDIAFKVQENVKNTVETMTGLKVSQVNIHVQGINFKKEKVEKAEAK is encoded by the coding sequence ATGGAAAATAATAACTTTGGACAAGTTAAGATATCAAATGATGTCATCGCTACTATAGCAGGATTAGCAGCTATTGAAGTAGAAGGAGTAGGAACTACATCGACATTCACAGATAAATTACTAAAGAATAATGGTGTTAAGATACAAATAGAGGAAGACGAAGTTATCTTAGATGTTATGATAATAATTGATTATGGAATATCTATACCTGATATAGCTTTTAAAGTACAGGAAAATGTAAAAAATACAGTTGAAACAATGACTGGATTAAAAGTTTCTCAAGTTAATATACATGTTCAAGGAATCAACTTTAAAAAGGAAAAAGTTGAGAAGGCAGAAGCAAAGTAA